GCTAGACAGGCTTCAGTCCACTGGGGTATCGCATGGATGTAAGTCAGTAGGGGATGGAATAATGGTCATAGGATACAAAATTATGAGAAAAATGCCTCCActgatataaatttatatttaaacTTACTAGTACCCCAAATTATCTGAGAAACTCGAAAGGCTATATCCCGGAGGGCCATTCAAATGTAtcgctgtacacatgcgtgaccaaattatttccaaacaccccctaaactagtttttctgtgtgtgcaaaataacaaacaagtttttcgcgggcttctTTTACACATttagcccctaaacaagttgtcgccagaatccTAAACAAGTTTTATCTATACTTGCTAACAATAAGCTAACGATCATTTTACCAACATTGAGTTTTATCCAAAATAATCTCAAAATACGTTGGTCACTTGTAGTAGATGGATTTATCTTTATAGATAATGATGAATTAATGGAATATTGATTAtttgaaattcctttttttagggtgattatcatcataattgtatTCTCACAATACTTGGAGCGTTTCCCGATTCCGTGTCTAGCTTTCAACAAAACCAAAAAGTGTCATGTCACCAAGTTTCCaatattcaagttatttccaGTAAGTACTCACTAGGCCTATATTCAATTATCAAAGGTGAATTGATGatggggccgggggggggggggggggggagggggactaTATACACATTCATAATTATAAGTGTTTAACCTTAATAAGTTAAATCAgatatatttttgaattttttcacCATGTCACATGCCTATTTTTCCTGTTTAAATTTGtttcttgaatattatttttaacatACTTTTTGTGTCAATCTTTTAAAAGGTTAGTCAAATATGGGTCTACATTATGAATATGTTTTGGATaatttaataacaaatacaTATCTAATCCTCTACtcgaattttgttttcttggttATATGAACTTATCAGGGCTTAAGTCGTTCATAAAGTAGCGTcagattttagaaaaaaaagttgtaaaacGTCTAAAAAGAATGACTGCTTCATGGAATAATCCTTAATCAAATATAGCTTGACTGATTTATTTTGATAGTCAGATGAATACCCCATTAATTTTGGTTCTTGTCTTTTTTATAGATCATTTTAGCCATCTTGATTGGTTGGTTGTTCTGTTATATCTTCACGGTAACGAATGTATTTCCCACTGATTCTGAAGCTTATGGTTATGGGGCTCGTACTGATCTTACTCAGGGGGTCTTAGATGAGTCACCATGGTTTGATTTCCCATATCCAGGTAAGTCATCAAAATAATCCTCATCGAACATGTTGATCTTTGCAAACAAAAAGATGTATTTCATATCAGTAGTGTAGatctgatgataataataacgacTTGCTGAGGGTGAGGGGGACACTGGAACCCCCTCCCTGAAAAGAATATGTCACtcagaaaagaagagaaaaaaacaagaaaaggataggaaaggaaaaaaggcaaattaaatcattttctgaatattagtCAATATCCATCACataattagattttcattttgaaaaggtcaaaaatttttgctcactcgtgactttttagaaattttgccccatGTGCTGTGTTGTGCCACCGCAAATCTTTTGGCTAATTAGACCACTGGTAATTTTTAAGTAAAACCTTTCATTTGGAATAGTGAGATCTCTGTCATTCATTGCTTTAAAATCTCCatcttaaaaaagaagaaagaaacgtTTTGATTGATAAAACAATTCTGTATTTATAAATAGACACCACTAATACACCAAGTTTACTTTTATGATACACtgaattattatttctatatatttaatGTCACAAGACCTGATCTTTCCTTGGAAACTTGTGGACTTGGAAACCATGTATCCCTATATCATGGTATTGTGTTGGTCCCCATCAGATGTTCTATCTTGatctttcacttttcaaaatcagGTCAATGGGGCGTTCCGAGCGTGACTACCGCTGGAACTCTGGGTATGCTGGCTGGTGTACTTGCCTCTATGGTGGAATCTGTGGGAGACTATTACGCCTGCGCCAGACTGTCGGGTGCCCCTCCCCCACCTGCTCATGCAATCAATCGTGGTATTGGAATGGAGGGTATCGGGTGCATTTTGGCGGGAGCCTGGGGCACAGCGAACGGCACTACGTCATACAGTGAAAATATTGGTGCTATTGGTATTACCAAGGTATGAATGAGTCAAGTCAATATTTTCACATCTACCTCTGATAGCAATATTTTCATATACACAGAACGCAgaaccaaaaaaaaggggggggggggacttcagcTTCCCCCACTTATTTCAATTAAAGCATTTACATATGTGAAAATGACCTTCTGATTGGGATTTTATTGTTTGGTCGgccctgtctttttttttacttagtcGCCCTCCACACTTTCAATACAAAATAGTCTTCAATAACCTGCTTGATTATGAAAATGGAGATTAAGAGATTGCTCAATGCATTAGGGTTTAGAGTCTTCAGACTTTAGACCTCTTTAGTAGTTCCTAACAAAGTTTATTTGGATTTGTTATATCTGTATAGTGAATACTTAGTTCAAACATTATGAGTAGGTGTGAACTTCACCCTTACTCAACACATTTTCTATTTGAATggaattcttcttttttttaaattcaggtGGGAAGCCGTCTTGTCATCCAAGTTGCTGCATGTATTCTAATGATCGTGGGAATCTTTGGCAAGTTTGGTGCCTTTTTCTCCACTATTCCTGACCCAGTCATTGGTGGTGTTCTTTCCACAACATTCGGTAAATTCATCTTCTCTCTCCTATACCTTTGAATTGATTTGTATTGGTTGTTCGAAATGATTAAAGAATATCTATTCAAATTGATATGGTTACCCATAATATTAACTTTAGAAATCTATTGTTCACATTCAGAAATATcttataatttttgtattttttcccctGTAGTTCATGTCTCTCTTTACTTTTCTTATCTAATTGGTGAATATTCTAGGTATGGTAATGGCAGTTGGAATCTCTAACCTTCAGTTTGTGGACCTCAACTCACCACGGAACCTCTTCATTGTTGGTTTCTCATTC
This genomic interval from Lytechinus pictus isolate F3 Inbred chromosome 3, Lp3.0, whole genome shotgun sequence contains the following:
- the LOC129256889 gene encoding solute carrier family 23 member 2-like encodes the protein FDGYCRLPIVQGGTFTFLLPTFAILGIRGDCPTKAANATDEEIHAEFRSRMQEIQGAVMVASVVQVVIGFTGIMGFLLQFIGPLAIAPTIGLIGLSLFKEAARQASVHWGIAWMVIIIIIVFSQYLERFPIPCLAFNKTKKCHVTKFPIFKLFPIILAILIGWLFCYIFTVTNVFPTDSEAYGYGARTDLTQGVLDESPWFDFPYPGQWGVPSVTTAGTLGMLAGVLASMVESVGDYYACARLSGAPPPPAHAINRGIGMEGIGCILAGAWGTANGTTSYSENIGAIGITKVGSRLVIQVAACILMIVGIFGKFGAFFSTIPDPVIGGVLSTTFGMVMAVGISNLQFVDLNSPRNLFIVGFSFYVGIVIPDYILENPESINTGNATFDQVVMVLLETSMFVGGAVGFFLDNTVPGTPEERGLTKWRDMYGMADDEEDEDFVDASEEVMELTLRSYEMPFGMSYIRKWKWARYLPFSPTFKGINLKKYFRRCRPRKTKKEHDIPMSDTEGNVA